The DNA sequence CAAAGGAATATCGCATCCCGTTTTTTCACGGGATGGAGTGCAAGTGTGTGTGACATAAGTTTTCCGGTGTTGTGTGTAGGCCCGGCAGGCGTGAGCGCCACCGGGCATTAACCGCAAAATGTGGGTTTATTTACCCATCTTCACTTCGCTAACCCACTTATTGATGAGCTGCTTGCGGACATCGGTAGAGCCGTATTTATCCATGTCGTAGTTGATAAGCTTCAGGTCATCAAGCTTCAGCGAGTTAGGCGAGCTTTCGGCGGTGGTATTGCTCGGGATCTGATACGACTTGCCTTTCTTCCATGCCAGTTCCTGAGCATCTTTCGACAGCACCCAGTCGACGAAAAGCTTCGCGTTATCGAGGTTGCGCGCGCCCTTCAGGATGCTGACGCCGCCAATTTCATAGCCGGTACCTTCGCACGGAGAGATCAGCTCCAGCGGCGCGCCCTGTTCTTTTTCCAGCGAATAGTCGTGCAGGAAGCCGATGCCAATGGCGGTTTCACCGCGGGCGGCGTTGCGCGCCGGGGCAATACCGGATTTGGTGTACTGGGAGATGTTGGCGTTAAGCTGTTTCAGGTAATCGAAAGCCTGATCGTCTCCCCACAGCTGGGCGAAGGTCGCCAGCGCGGTGTAGGCGGTGCCGGAGCTCTGCGGGTCGGCAATCTGAATTTCGCCTTTGTATTCCGGTTTAACCAGATCTTTCCAGCATTTTGGTATGGGTAAGTTTTTCTCTTTCAGACGCTGGGTGTTTACGCCAAAGCCGAGGATACCGACGTAGACCGCTGAGGAGTAGTTGCCTTTCAGCTTCGCCGGATCGCGGAACTGCTCCATCACCTGCTCAAGGTTCGGCGATTTATAGGCTTGCAGCAGGCCCATTTCACCTGCCTGGGACTGAGGATCGAGGGTGCCGCCGTACCAGACGTCCGCCTGCGGGTTTTTCTTCTCGGCGTCAACCTTTGCCAGCGTACTGCCGGAACCGTTGCGGATGAACGACGTTTTGACATCGTATTTTTCGCCGAAGGCTTTGGTTTCCGCTTCACACATTTCGTTAGTGGTGCTGCAGTAGACCACCAGACGACCTTTGGCGTGCGCCGCTCCGCTTAACGTCGCCAGCGCAATGCCGGAGGCAATCAGGGTAGTGACCAGAGTTTTTTTCATTATTTTATCCTTTGAGCAGGAGAGGTAGTAATGCTCGCCATCAGTAGCGGCATCAGTAATAAACCCATCAGTACCGCGGCGACCGAAAGCAAACTGAACATGCCCGACCAGCCGTAGCGTTCAATGACCAGCGACAGAGGCCAGCCCGCCAGCGCTGCCCCCAGATAGGCGAACAGGCCGAGAAATCCGGTGATTGAACCCGCAGCCGCTTTGTGTCCGCACTCTACCGCCGCGAGGCCAATCAGCATTTGCGGGCCAAAAACAAAGAAGCCCACCGTAAAGAAACAGACCGCCAGCAGCGCGTAGTGATGCACCGGGGCCAGCCATAGGGCGGC is a window from the Klebsiella oxytoca genome containing:
- a CDS encoding ABC transporter substrate-binding protein, coding for MKKTLVTTLIASGIALATLSGAAHAKGRLVVYCSTTNEMCEAETKAFGEKYDVKTSFIRNGSGSTLAKVDAEKKNPQADVWYGGTLDPQSQAGEMGLLQAYKSPNLEQVMEQFRDPAKLKGNYSSAVYVGILGFGVNTQRLKEKNLPIPKCWKDLVKPEYKGEIQIADPQSSGTAYTALATFAQLWGDDQAFDYLKQLNANISQYTKSGIAPARNAARGETAIGIGFLHDYSLEKEQGAPLELISPCEGTGYEIGGVSILKGARNLDNAKLFVDWVLSKDAQELAWKKGKSYQIPSNTTAESSPNSLKLDDLKLINYDMDKYGSTDVRKQLINKWVSEVKMGK